The genomic DNA TCGGGCAGTGTCCCTGGCACAGCTGCATCGCCTCCAACGGGGTTCCGGCCGCGACCGGGGTCGCCGAGGCGGCGTACCCTTCCCTTGTGAGTGCGGCGGCAAGTGCACGTGAGCGAGACGCCACTGTGGTGCCGCCGCGCTTTTCGAGTTCCGGTCCGAGTCGCTCCCGCAGTCGGCTCACGAGGTCTTCCGTGAAGCCCTCCACTGCCGATCTGCCGTGCTTGTCCTCCATGAAGCGCAGGATGTTCACGGCCAACTCGTCGTAGGAATGACTGACCGAATCGTGTCCGGCCGTCGTGACCACATAGTGCCGGGCCGGTCGGCCCCTGCCCGCCTGTTTGCCGGCGAGTTCACGGACCTCGAGAAGGCCCTCACTCTCCAGCGCGTCCAGGTGACGACGGATCGCCGCGGGAGTCAGCTCGAGGGCTTTGGCCAAAGACGAGGCAGTGATCGGACCTTCGTCGAGCACCGACTGGAAGACCTTCTGCCGGGTTCGGCGATCTTCCGTGTCGTTTGCAGCCATAATCCACCTCCTTGACTAACACAACAATATTGTTGCGTAATTTGTTTCGTAAAACTAGGTGAGCCTAACCACCGCCCGAGCCGCGAGCGGACACCTGCGGTTTCGACACCCGTTTCGACGCGTCGTAGAATAGCCTGGTGTCATCTCCGGCCCTGACCATTCGCGGTCTCCAGTACTCCTACGGCACCCACCGTGTCGTCGACGGAATCGACCTCACGGCCGAGTCCGGATCCGTCCTCGGCGTGCTCGGACCCAACGGCGCAGGAAAATCCACGACCATCTCCCTGGCCGTGGGCACCCGCCGACCCGAATCGGGCACGGTGGAGATCTTCGGGCACGACCCCGTCACCGAACACGCGACGACGTCGCAGCTGGCCGGGGTCATGCTCCAAGACGGCGGACTGCCGATGAGCTCGAAGCCCCTGCAGGTGCTGCGGCACCTCTCCACCCTCTATGAGAATCCCGTACCGGTCGACGAACTCGCCGAACCCCTCGGCCTCCACGACTTCGCCGGACGCACGATGCGCAGGCTCTCCGGAGGACAGAAGCAGCGAGTCGCGCTGGCAGCGGCCCTCATCGGACGGCCGCGTCTCGTCTTCCTCGACGAACCCTGCGCCGGTCTCGACCCGCAGGCTCGCGAGGTCGTGCACAGCTTCATCCGCGATCTCGCCGACCGCGGAGTCGCCGTCGTCCTCACCACCCACGACCTCGCCGAGGCCGAGGAGCTCTCCGACGAGGTCGTCGTCATCGATCGGGGACGGATCATCGCTCAGGGAGCACCAGAGGAGCTGCGCAGCGCCTCCGCCGGGTCACGGTCGCTGACGATACGCCTCGACTCCCCCGTCCCCGCCGCCCTCGTCGATCGACTCACCGAGCTCGGTCCCGCCTCGGCGCAGGGTTCGATGATCTCCCTCGACGGAGCGCCGACTGCGAGCCAGATCGCGGCTGCGTGCACCGCCGTCGCTGACGCGGGCCTGCAGATCACGGACATCGGCATGCAGACGCAGTCCCTGTCCGATGTCTTCTTCGAACTGACCGGGAGGCCGCTGCGATGACATCGACCCGCACCGTCTCGCAGGCGAAGTTCGAGACCCTGTCCGTTCTGCGCAACGGCGAACAGCTGCTGCTCTCGATCATCTTCCCGCTGGGACTAATCGTCTTCCTCACGAAGACTCCCCTGCTCACCGGGCTCGGGGTCATCGAGGCCGGTGCCGATCCGCTGTCGATCGCAGTCCCCGGGGCGCTGAGCCTGAGCCTGGCCTCCAGCGCCTTCACCGGGCAGGCGATCGCCACCGCCTTCGATCGCCGCTACGGAGTGCTGCGGCAGCTGGCGACGACTCCGCTGGGGACGAACGGACTCATCCTCGGCAAACTCGGCGCCGTCATCGTCGTCGTTCTCATCCAGTACGCACTCGTCTTCGCCGCGGCGGCGATTCTCGGCTTCCGGGGCCCCGTCGACGTCCTCGGACTCATCCTGGCCACACTGTTCGGCACCGCAGCGCTGCTCTCGCTCGGTCTGCTCATGGCCGGCACGGTCCGCGCCGAGGCGACTCTGGCGGCGACGAACCTCATCTGGGTGCTCATGGCAGGCGTCGGTGGCCTCGTCATCGCGCATCCGGGAGAATGGGGAACGGTTGTGGGCTACCTGCCCTCCGGTGCGCTCGGCGACGCCATGCGATCCGCCATCGGACACGGCGGCACCGACATCAAGGCAATCATCGTGCTCCTGATATGGGGGCTTGTGGGAACGCTTGCGGCACGCAGGTGGTTCCGTTTCGAATGAGGAGTGAAGTGGTCACGAAGAAGATCCGCATCGCCGCTTGGGCCATGCTCATCGCCCAGGCAGGGATCATCCTGACCGGCGGAATCGTCCGGCTCACCGGCTCGGGGCTCGGCTGTTCGGACTGGCCGAAGTGCACCCCGGATTCGCTCGTGGCCACCAGCGAGATGGGGATCCACGGTGCCATCGAGTTCGGCAACCGCCTGCTGGCTGTGGCGCTGGCGATCCTCGGCGTGTGCATTGCCCTTCTGCTGTGGAAGAGCCGGAAACAGCGACCGGATCTCTTCTGGCTCAACATCGGGCTGCTGGCCATCGTGCCCGTCCAGGCCGTCGTCGGCGGAATCACCGTGTGGACGAAGCTCAACCCCTGGGTCGTCGCCGGACACTTCGTGCCCTCGGCCGTCGCTGTCGGGGTCGCCGCCTACTTCGTCCGCCGCACCTATGACACGGGAGTGCGACTGAGGACCAAGGCCTCAACTCCGCTGCCGACTCTGGGCTGGATCATCCTCGGTCTCACCGCGATCATCGTCGTCTTCGGCGTGCTCACGACGGGGGCCGGGCCTCATTCGGGTTCGACGATCTCGACCCGCAACAACCTCGACAACATCTGGGTCACCCGGCTGCATGCCGCGCCCGTGTGGCTGCTCGTCATCTCCACGATCTCCGCGCTCGTCGTCGCCCGGAAGAAGGCGCAGACGGCGATGGTCGCCCCGCTGACCGTGCTTCTCGTCGTCGAGGTCGCACAGGGAATCATCGGCTACGTCCAGTACTTCCTCGGTGTTCCCGAACTGCTCGTGGCCTTACACATGGTCGGCCTGTCGGCTACGATTGCGGCAAGCGTTGCCGTCCTCGACAGCGCATATCCGAGGAGCACCGATGTCCATACCGATCGTTCCGTGTCTGTGGTTTCCTGACTGCGCCGAGGAGGCCATGGAGTTCTACTGCTCCGTCTTCCCCGATTCGCGCGTCCTGTCCATCGAACGCTATCCCGACGAATCCCTCGACGAACACTTCAAGGGGATGAGCGGGAAGGTCCTGACCGGCCGGTTCGTCCTCGACGGCACAGAGTTCATCTGCCTCGACGGCGGACCGGTGTTCACATTCAACGAGGCGATCTCGCTGACCGTCGAATGCGCGGACCAGGCCGAGATCGATCATTACTGGTCACACCTCTCGGCCTCCCCCGAGCACGAACAGTGCGGCTGGCTCAAAGACCGCTTCGGAGTCAGCTGGCAGATCGTTCCGGCGAACCTCGGCGAGCTGATGACCGGTCCGGCACAGACTCAGGCGCTCATGCAGATGAAGAAGATCGTCATCGACGACCTCGTCAACGCCGGCTGAGGATCTGAGTTCCGGCCCGAAGCGCAAGGCACAGACGCACAACGGCCCAGTTTGAGTTGGATAGCACTGTTTCAAACGTGTGCTATCCAGCTCAAACTGGGCCGAATGGATCAGCGGGTTCTTCGGCGAATCACCAGATACCGGGGATCAGGGTGGGCACGAACGGGTCGATGGCCACTGCCAGGAAGAGCAGTGACAGGTAGGTGATCGAACCGTGGAAGACCTTCATCGCCTTGAGCGAGGTGCCGTCCTTACCCTGCTTGGCACGGGAGACCAGCGAGTAGCACGACCACAGGAACCAGACTCCGGCGCCGACGGCCACGATCGTGTAGACAGGACCCATCGGAGCGACGGGAATGAGCGCGAGTGAGCAGGCGATCATCGCCCAGGTGTAGAGGATCATCTGACGGCCGACGGATGTCGGCGGCACCTTCGACGGCAGCATGGGCACGTCGGCGGCGTCGTAGTCGGCCTTGTA from Brevibacterium sp. JSBI002 includes the following:
- a CDS encoding helix-turn-helix transcriptional regulator; the protein is MAANDTEDRRTRQKVFQSVLDEGPITASSLAKALELTPAAIRRHLDALESEGLLEVRELAGKQAGRGRPARHYVVTTAGHDSVSHSYDELAVNILRFMEDKHGRSAVEGFTEDLVSRLRERLGPELEKRGGTTVASRSRALAAALTREGYAASATPVAAGTPLEAMQLCQGHCPIQAVAAEYPEICEAELAMFSDYLGVDVRRLSSLAQGDHVCTTHIPTSELTRPLIHSNDRPQGGSR
- a CDS encoding ABC transporter ATP-binding protein, with the translated sequence MSSPALTIRGLQYSYGTHRVVDGIDLTAESGSVLGVLGPNGAGKSTTISLAVGTRRPESGTVEIFGHDPVTEHATTSQLAGVMLQDGGLPMSSKPLQVLRHLSTLYENPVPVDELAEPLGLHDFAGRTMRRLSGGQKQRVALAAALIGRPRLVFLDEPCAGLDPQAREVVHSFIRDLADRGVAVVLTTHDLAEAEELSDEVVVIDRGRIIAQGAPEELRSASAGSRSLTIRLDSPVPAALVDRLTELGPASAQGSMISLDGAPTASQIAAACTAVADAGLQITDIGMQTQSLSDVFFELTGRPLR
- a CDS encoding ABC transporter permease, with translation MTSTRTVSQAKFETLSVLRNGEQLLLSIIFPLGLIVFLTKTPLLTGLGVIEAGADPLSIAVPGALSLSLASSAFTGQAIATAFDRRYGVLRQLATTPLGTNGLILGKLGAVIVVVLIQYALVFAAAAILGFRGPVDVLGLILATLFGTAALLSLGLLMAGTVRAEATLAATNLIWVLMAGVGGLVIAHPGEWGTVVGYLPSGALGDAMRSAIGHGGTDIKAIIVLLIWGLVGTLAARRWFRFE
- a CDS encoding COX15/CtaA family protein — its product is MVTKKIRIAAWAMLIAQAGIILTGGIVRLTGSGLGCSDWPKCTPDSLVATSEMGIHGAIEFGNRLLAVALAILGVCIALLLWKSRKQRPDLFWLNIGLLAIVPVQAVVGGITVWTKLNPWVVAGHFVPSAVAVGVAAYFVRRTYDTGVRLRTKASTPLPTLGWIILGLTAIIVVFGVLTTGAGPHSGSTISTRNNLDNIWVTRLHAAPVWLLVISTISALVVARKKAQTAMVAPLTVLLVVEVAQGIIGYVQYFLGVPELLVALHMVGLSATIAASVAVLDSAYPRSTDVHTDRSVSVVS
- a CDS encoding VOC family protein, which codes for MEFYCSVFPDSRVLSIERYPDESLDEHFKGMSGKVLTGRFVLDGTEFICLDGGPVFTFNEAISLTVECADQAEIDHYWSHLSASPEHEQCGWLKDRFGVSWQIVPANLGELMTGPAQTQALMQMKKIVIDDLVNAG